One Campylobacter pinnipediorum subsp. caledonicus genomic window carries:
- the fdhD gene encoding formate dehydrogenase accessory sulfurtransferase FdhD has protein sequence MEPIFKTQITKYIGDDFSNCDDILVREIKLDIIVNDKKVGSMMATPVDLEALAVGYLLSENIILNHKDISDINFNEKKLCVEIKAKINEESLKTLNHESIIISGCGRSVTANVNLETLSAKLINQDIKFKRSDISNQMSEFYTQCELYEKTGCVHTAKLFTDNQKFYIGEDIAQHNTIDKAIGKATLDNADLKNSFLMVSGRLSSEMVVKAVMNSIPLLVSRTAPTSLGVLIARKFNLTLCGFARGNKLNIYSCESRIYA, from the coding sequence GTGGAACCTATTTTTAAAACGCAAATAACAAAATATATCGGAGATGATTTCTCTAATTGTGATGATATATTAGTAAGAGAGATAAAATTAGACATTATAGTAAATGACAAAAAAGTTGGCTCTATGATGGCTACGCCGGTTGATTTAGAAGCACTAGCCGTAGGATACTTACTTAGTGAGAATATTATATTAAATCACAAAGATATATCTGATATAAATTTCAATGAAAAAAAGTTATGTGTAGAAATAAAAGCAAAGATAAATGAAGAAAGCTTAAAAACATTAAACCACGAAAGCATAATAATAAGTGGCTGTGGTAGAAGCGTTACTGCAAATGTAAATTTAGAAACACTAAGTGCAAAGCTCATAAATCAAGATATTAAATTCAAAAGAAGTGATATATCAAATCAAATGAGTGAGTTTTACACTCAGTGCGAATTATATGAAAAAACTGGCTGTGTGCATACAGCAAAACTTTTTACAGATAATCAAAAATTTTATATAGGAGAAGATATAGCTCAACACAATACGATAGACAAAGCTATCGGAAAAGCTACATTAGATAATGCTGATTTAAAAAATAGCTTTTTGATGGTCAGTGGAAGACTTAGCTCTGAAATGGTTGTAAAAGCTGTTATGAACTCAATACCATTACTTGTTTCAAGAACAGCTCCAACAAGTCTTGGTGTTTTGATAGCTAGAAAATTTAATCTAACTTTATGCGGATTTGCTCGTGGTAACAAACTAAATATTTATAGCTGTGAAAGTAGAATTTATGCATAA
- a CDS encoding winged helix-turn-helix domain-containing protein, producing the protein MHKEIEELIIKFKNKNGRLDCGVAFKIAKKLDVDIGEVGKTATNIGIKIDSCELGQFGKLEKSDGSYIIYNNLKPKIDEKSRITCKDARDAGVGVGLKKIRSTLKNYNIDVKYCQLGCFKEKKGKKMIVKTKTWIENSDGDLLFGKGKTEILEVIAESGSMSKAAEILGMNYKKCWSHIQILSKNMGEDLVNTKQGGGDNAGTTLNPRAYELIKSYKQLQRDIEEYANKRFKELFLSDQEDRIKKDKI; encoded by the coding sequence ATGCATAAAGAGATAGAAGAACTAATAATAAAATTTAAAAACAAAAATGGAAGATTAGACTGTGGAGTTGCATTTAAAATAGCAAAAAAATTAGATGTTGATATCGGTGAAGTTGGAAAAACAGCTACAAACATTGGCATCAAAATAGACTCATGCGAACTTGGCCAATTTGGCAAATTAGAAAAATCAGATGGTAGTTATATAATATACAATAATCTCAAACCAAAGATTGATGAAAAAAGCAGGATAACCTGCAAGGATGCAAGAGATGCTGGAGTTGGGGTTGGTCTTAAAAAGATAAGATCAACACTAAAAAACTATAACATAGATGTTAAATACTGCCAACTTGGATGCTTCAAAGAGAAGAAAGGTAAAAAAATGATAGTAAAAACAAAAACTTGGATAGAAAACAGCGACGGGGATTTGCTTTTTGGTAAGGGAAAAACTGAGATATTGGAAGTGATAGCCGAATCTGGCTCTATGTCAAAAGCTGCTGAAATTTTAGGAATGAATTATAAAAAATGCTGGAGTCATATACAAATTTTATCAAAAAATATGGGAGAAGACTTAGTAAACACAAAGCAAGGTGGTGGAGATAATGCCGGCACAACTCTAAATCCTCGTGCATATGAGCTTATAAAATCATACAAACAACTCCAAAGAGACATAGAAGAGTATGCAAATAAACGCTTTAAAGAACTTTTCTTGAGCGATCAAGAAGACAGAATTAAAAAAGACAAAATTTAA
- a CDS encoding sodium-dependent tyrosine transporter — translation MFVKLNDRVYLNTDKITRVKIDNVQDGIRIRFYEGVAQVAKSGKFETFESAQAWLEKYFVKS, via the coding sequence ATGTTTGTAAAATTAAACGATAGAGTGTATCTAAATACAGATAAAATAACTCGTGTAAAAATAGACAATGTTCAAGATGGAATACGCATACGTTTTTATGAAGGCGTTGCTCAAGTTGCTAAAAGTGGTAAATTTGAAACTTTTGAATCAGCACAAGCTTGGCTTGAGAAATATTTCGTAAAATCTTAA